Proteins from one Flavobacterium sp. N2038 genomic window:
- a CDS encoding DUF4861 domain-containing protein: MKLMKLHFLLAFVLPLATLAQTKATITIQNNSVVSRKESVVAIKWKTVLSSFPQIDTANFVVINSITKKQIPFQLEHRGQAAIQNLLVQIDIKAKSSLHLFIQKGKPELFTAKTYCRYVPERKDDFAWENDKIAFRTYGKALEKTEGDAYGYDVWVKRTSKLVLNDRYKRDDYHIDHGDGLDYYHVGFTLGAGNMAPFVKDTIRYSGNYHHWKILDNGPLRSTFQLSYDAWNAGGIKVKAVKIISLDAGSQLNRIENIYTFDDNNSMPVVVGIIRREKQGIIDLNEQQGIMSYWEPASEKDGTTAVGSILSTPANKMWVDKEQLLAKTSVKNNEPIVYYSGAAWDKAGQITNSKQWQDYLDHFNQELQNLLIINVK, translated from the coding sequence ATGAAATTAATGAAACTTCACTTTTTACTCGCTTTTGTTTTGCCTTTAGCCACTTTGGCACAAACAAAAGCAACTATTACCATTCAAAACAATTCAGTCGTTAGCCGAAAAGAATCGGTAGTAGCCATAAAATGGAAAACGGTGCTTTCCTCCTTCCCACAAATTGATACAGCCAATTTTGTCGTGATTAACAGCATTACAAAAAAACAAATTCCTTTTCAGCTGGAACACCGCGGACAAGCTGCTATTCAGAATCTATTGGTGCAAATCGACATTAAAGCAAAATCTTCGCTGCATCTTTTCATTCAAAAAGGAAAACCGGAACTCTTTACAGCCAAAACCTATTGCCGTTATGTGCCAGAACGCAAAGACGATTTTGCCTGGGAAAACGATAAAATTGCCTTTAGAACGTACGGAAAAGCACTTGAAAAAACCGAAGGAGACGCCTACGGTTATGATGTTTGGGTAAAACGTACCAGCAAATTAGTTTTAAACGACCGTTACAAACGCGACGATTATCATATCGATCATGGCGATGGTTTAGATTATTATCATGTTGGATTTACGTTGGGCGCAGGAAATATGGCTCCGTTTGTAAAGGATACTATCCGATATTCCGGAAATTATCATCATTGGAAAATTTTAGACAATGGCCCGCTTCGATCTACTTTTCAATTAAGTTATGATGCCTGGAATGCCGGCGGTATAAAAGTTAAAGCCGTAAAAATCATTTCGCTTGATGCAGGTTCCCAATTAAACCGAATCGAAAACATCTACACATTCGACGATAACAATTCAATGCCGGTTGTGGTTGGAATTATCAGACGCGAAAAACAAGGTATAATAGACTTAAACGAGCAGCAGGGAATTATGAGTTACTGGGAACCTGCTTCTGAAAAAGACGGAACTACGGCTGTAGGCTCTATATTAAGCACTCCTGCCAATAAAATGTGGGTCGATAAAGAGCAGTTATTGGCCAAAACTTCAGTTAAGAATAACGAACCAATCGTGTACTATTCGGGTGCAGCGTGGGATAAAGCTGGCCAAATAACCAATTCAAAACAATGGCAGGATTACTTAGATCACTTTAATCAGGAACTTCAAAATCTTTTGATTATAAATGTAAAATAG
- a CDS encoding gluconate 5-dehydrogenase: MSINLFDLTEKTALITGGVHGLGMAMAKGLGHAGAKIVVNDHSSQEAVDNAISEYKAEGIEAHGYLFDVTDEAAVIAAINKIETEVGPIDILINNAGIIKRTPIIEMEVADFEAVIKVDLTGPFIVSKNVAKGMIERGGGKIINMCSMMSELGRDSVSAYASAKGGLKMLTKNMATEWAKFNIQTNGIGPGYFATSQTAPIRVNGHPFNEFIMGRTPAGRWGDPDDLQGAAIFLSSKASDFVNGHIVYVDGGILATIGKPSNE; encoded by the coding sequence ATGTCAATTAACTTATTTGATTTAACGGAAAAAACAGCGCTTATTACAGGAGGAGTTCATGGTCTGGGAATGGCAATGGCCAAAGGACTTGGGCATGCAGGTGCAAAAATTGTGGTAAACGACCATTCATCGCAGGAAGCTGTAGATAATGCCATTTCCGAATACAAAGCCGAAGGAATCGAAGCACACGGCTATCTATTTGATGTAACCGATGAAGCTGCTGTAATTGCCGCTATTAACAAAATAGAAACCGAAGTTGGCCCAATAGATATTTTAATAAACAATGCCGGAATCATCAAAAGAACGCCTATAATCGAAATGGAAGTCGCAGATTTTGAAGCGGTAATAAAAGTAGATTTAACTGGTCCTTTTATCGTTTCTAAAAATGTAGCAAAAGGAATGATAGAACGCGGAGGAGGAAAAATCATAAACATGTGTTCGATGATGAGCGAATTAGGAAGAGATTCTGTAAGTGCGTACGCATCGGCAAAAGGCGGACTAAAAATGCTGACCAAAAATATGGCTACAGAATGGGCTAAATTTAATATTCAGACTAACGGAATTGGCCCGGGATATTTCGCCACAAGCCAAACCGCTCCTATTCGAGTAAACGGACATCCTTTTAACGAATTTATTATGGGCAGAACGCCAGCAGGACGTTGGGGAGATCCAGATGATCTGCAAGGTGCTGCTATATTTTTAAGCTCAAAAGCAAGTGACTTTGTAAACGGACATATTGTATATGTTGATGGTGGAATTTTAGCTACCATAGGAAAACCATCTAACGAATAA
- a CDS encoding YheT family hydrolase produces MPIIEQSEYNDPSIIYRNRHISTIYAALFKKFEVPNYTREKQELNDGDFINIDFVIGDPKKAVILCHGLEGDSRRTYNNSCAAYFQQRGFSVFAWNNRTCGGEMNRLPRLYHHGAVDDLDEVVQFVLQKGFKEVYLIGYSMGGVQLLNYLGWTKIDKRIKAAVSISVPTHIATSAEVLKQGFNKVYLKNFTIDIKRKLKYKAIQFPDFINRDQIDKISSFDEVDQYFTAPLHGFASRDDYYQRVSPEFSLKNITTPVLIINSLDDPFLGERCYPRAIAQESEYVYLETPKYGGHCAFPLRNSTYSYAEKRAYEFFKSW; encoded by the coding sequence ATGCCAATTATTGAACAATCAGAATATAATGATCCTTCTATTATTTATCGTAATAGGCATATTTCTACTATTTATGCTGCTTTGTTTAAAAAGTTTGAAGTTCCTAACTATACAAGAGAAAAGCAGGAGTTAAACGATGGAGATTTTATCAATATTGATTTTGTTATAGGTGATCCCAAAAAAGCAGTTATTCTTTGCCATGGTTTAGAAGGCGATTCGCGCAGAACTTATAATAATAGTTGTGCGGCTTATTTTCAACAACGAGGTTTTTCTGTTTTTGCATGGAACAATCGTACTTGTGGAGGAGAAATGAACCGTCTTCCGAGATTATATCATCACGGTGCTGTTGATGATCTTGATGAAGTGGTACAGTTTGTTTTACAAAAAGGATTCAAAGAGGTTTATTTGATTGGATATTCAATGGGTGGTGTTCAGCTTTTGAATTATTTAGGCTGGACAAAAATCGATAAACGCATAAAGGCTGCCGTTTCAATTTCGGTGCCAACACATATTGCCACAAGTGCAGAGGTACTCAAACAAGGATTTAACAAGGTTTATTTAAAGAATTTTACCATTGATATTAAAAGAAAACTAAAATACAAAGCAATACAGTTTCCTGATTTTATAAATCGCGATCAGATTGATAAAATTTCTTCTTTTGATGAAGTTGATCAGTATTTTACTGCACCGCTGCATGGTTTCGCAAGTCGGGATGATTATTATCAGCGTGTTTCTCCAGAGTTTTCTCTTAAAAATATTACAACTCCGGTTTTAATTATCAATTCACTTGATGATCCTTTTTTAGGCGAAAGATGTTATCCGAGAGCTATCGCTCAGGAAAGCGAATATGTTTATCTGGAAACTCCAAAATATGGTGGACACTGTGCTTTTCCGTTGCGCAATTCGACCTATTCATATGCAGAAAAAAGAGCTTATGAGTTTTTTAAATCCTGGTAA
- a CDS encoding GNAT family N-acetyltransferase — protein METIKLELDEKKHGAFNLYVDDKKIGEMTVSIKPGLLTVYHTGIEPEGEGKGYAKKLLEEMVAYVRANNLKVLPLCPYVHAQFKRHPDEYEDIWKK, from the coding sequence ATGGAAACAATAAAACTAGAATTAGACGAAAAAAAACACGGCGCCTTTAATCTTTATGTTGATGATAAAAAAATAGGCGAAATGACCGTAAGCATTAAACCCGGCTTATTAACCGTATACCACACTGGAATTGAACCAGAAGGTGAAGGGAAAGGTTATGCAAAGAAATTATTGGAAGAGATGGTAGCTTATGTACGTGCCAATAATCTGAAAGTTTTACCTCTTTGCCCTTACGTTCATGCACAATTCAAAAGACATCCGGATGAGTATGAAGATATCTGGAAAAAGTAA
- the fdhD gene encoding formate dehydrogenase accessory sulfurtransferase FdhD: MEINNPELVSIKEVPIRKVTGFKSLSLSDTLSIEEPLEIRIQYGPINQRVHKSISVTMRTPGHDEELAIGFLFTEGIISSYHVVKNVSHVELECKLKKKNIVLVELIEDFVPHLMQADRNFYTTSSCGVCGKGSIEAIKTVSPFKSLTKQNLNISPDVLYHLPQKLKRAQNNFAATGGIHAAGLFSVEGDLKLLREDVGRHNALDKLIGNSLNTHLLPLNQYILLLSGRASFELIQKAAMAGISVVAAIGAPSTLALELSIELNITLLGFLKEDRFNIYNSSDEVSIQTTDQN; encoded by the coding sequence ATGGAAATAAATAATCCGGAATTAGTTTCCATTAAAGAAGTACCTATTAGAAAGGTTACCGGTTTTAAAAGTTTATCTTTATCTGATACTCTTTCTATTGAAGAACCGTTGGAAATAAGAATTCAATACGGGCCAATAAATCAAAGAGTGCATAAAAGCATTTCTGTGACCATGAGAACTCCCGGTCATGATGAAGAACTTGCAATAGGATTTCTATTTACAGAAGGAATAATTTCATCTTATCACGTCGTTAAAAATGTATCTCATGTAGAATTAGAATGTAAATTAAAAAAGAAAAACATTGTTCTTGTCGAACTTATAGAAGACTTTGTTCCTCATTTGATGCAGGCAGATCGTAATTTCTATACTACTTCAAGCTGTGGGGTTTGTGGGAAAGGTTCTATTGAAGCTATAAAAACAGTTAGCCCTTTTAAGTCTCTTACTAAACAAAACTTAAATATTTCACCCGATGTATTATATCATTTGCCTCAAAAATTAAAAAGGGCTCAAAATAATTTTGCTGCAACAGGCGGGATTCACGCAGCTGGCTTATTTTCTGTTGAGGGGGATCTTAAACTTTTACGGGAAGATGTTGGCAGGCATAACGCTCTCGACAAATTAATTGGTAATTCATTAAACACTCACCTACTGCCATTAAATCAGTATATTTTACTTCTTAGCGGAAGAGCTAGTTTCGAGTTAATTCAAAAAGCTGCTATGGCAGGCATATCTGTTGTGGCAGCAATTGGTGCTCCATCAACCCTTGCACTGGAATTATCCATAGAGCTCAACATTACCCTTTTGGGATTTCTTAAAGAAGACAGATTTAATATCTATAATTCTTCTGATGAAGTATCGATACAAACTACTGATCAAAACTAA
- a CDS encoding FdhF/YdeP family oxidoreductase, with protein MKEDKPKKNIGQENKIPDAENPYTLLDLKLTKVKNWAAGVPGVVAAFSDLIEEKTIVRGTKALFQMNQKGGFDCPSCAWPDPDDERSVLGEYCENGVKALAEEATTKKITPDFFKENSVYTLATLDDYQIGKLGRLTSPMYLPKNGTHYEPISWDNAFQKIAQHLNALESPDEAAFYTSGRTSNEASFLYQLFAKEYGTNNMPDCSNMCHETSGSALRTTIGIGKGTVTLDDFYDTDVIVIIGQNPGTNAPRMLSALSRGKKNGAKIIAINPLPEAGLMGFRNPQEINGVLSSGIKLADLYLPVKINGDMALLKAIEILLIEFEKKNPGKVFDYDFIKEKTTGYDAFLQQFDQYNLDDLAQLSGVSKEALYEAAEIIAFRKRIIVCWGMGLTQQPNGVEMIREILNILLLKGSIGKPGAGVCPVRGHSNVQGNRTMLIDEKPTNEQLDRLQAYYGFNPPRKHGYDVVRAIKAMHEEKIKLLFSMGGNFLSATPDTNYTANALRKLNLTVCVSTKLNRTHLIHGQEALILPTLSRSDIDLINGEIQFVTTENSMGVVQSSKGILTPVSDDLINEMQIVCRMAMATLGKKSVIDWQRYHDSYDNVRDAIENCIPGFENYNIRARQKGGFYLPNAARDGQFITKDFGDRAPFTLTVIPDNKLAHDEYMMATTRTHDQFNTTIYGLDDRYRGVKNERRVIFMNPKDIQQAGFKAGDKVDLFNYDDNIERIAPLFIIISYEIPEKNTVTYFPETNVLVSVNNVVKDSNMPASKYVKIKIKKHDPKIYERINKL; from the coding sequence ATGAAAGAGGACAAACCTAAAAAAAATATCGGGCAAGAAAATAAAATACCCGATGCCGAAAACCCATATACGCTTTTAGACTTAAAATTAACAAAAGTAAAAAACTGGGCAGCGGGTGTCCCTGGAGTTGTAGCAGCTTTTAGTGATCTAATAGAAGAAAAAACAATTGTACGAGGAACAAAAGCATTGTTTCAGATGAATCAGAAGGGTGGTTTTGATTGCCCAAGTTGTGCATGGCCCGATCCTGACGATGAACGATCTGTACTGGGCGAATATTGCGAAAACGGAGTTAAAGCATTAGCCGAGGAAGCTACTACAAAAAAAATAACTCCTGATTTTTTTAAAGAAAATTCAGTTTATACCCTAGCTACATTAGATGATTACCAGATTGGAAAATTAGGAAGACTGACCAGCCCAATGTATTTGCCAAAAAATGGCACCCATTATGAACCAATTAGCTGGGATAATGCATTTCAAAAAATTGCGCAACATCTTAATGCACTAGAGTCTCCTGATGAGGCCGCTTTTTATACCTCCGGAAGAACCAGCAATGAAGCTTCTTTTCTCTATCAGCTCTTTGCAAAAGAATATGGCACTAACAATATGCCAGATTGCTCAAATATGTGCCACGAAACATCAGGATCGGCGTTAAGGACCACTATCGGAATTGGTAAAGGTACAGTAACACTGGATGATTTTTACGACACCGATGTAATCGTAATTATTGGTCAAAACCCTGGAACTAATGCCCCAAGAATGCTGAGTGCTTTGTCAAGAGGTAAAAAGAACGGAGCAAAAATTATTGCGATCAATCCCCTGCCCGAAGCGGGTTTAATGGGATTTAGAAATCCGCAGGAAATTAATGGTGTTCTTAGTAGTGGCATTAAACTGGCTGATCTTTATCTGCCTGTAAAAATAAATGGTGATATGGCTTTACTAAAAGCGATCGAAATCCTTTTAATTGAATTTGAAAAGAAAAACCCGGGCAAGGTATTCGATTATGATTTTATAAAAGAAAAAACCACTGGTTACGATGCATTTCTTCAGCAATTTGATCAATACAATCTTGATGATCTGGCTCAGCTTTCGGGAGTTTCTAAAGAAGCACTATATGAAGCAGCTGAAATTATAGCCTTCAGAAAACGAATTATAGTTTGTTGGGGAATGGGACTTACACAACAACCCAATGGTGTTGAAATGATCAGGGAAATTCTCAATATACTGTTGTTGAAAGGAAGTATTGGCAAACCAGGCGCCGGTGTATGTCCTGTTCGTGGGCATAGTAATGTTCAGGGCAACAGAACAATGTTAATTGATGAAAAACCTACTAATGAACAACTGGATCGTTTGCAGGCCTATTATGGTTTTAATCCTCCACGTAAACACGGATACGACGTTGTCAGAGCTATTAAAGCAATGCACGAGGAAAAGATAAAACTGTTATTCTCAATGGGAGGTAATTTTTTATCTGCCACGCCTGATACAAATTATACGGCTAATGCTCTAAGAAAACTTAATCTAACGGTTTGTGTTTCTACCAAATTAAACCGCACACATCTAATTCATGGACAAGAGGCACTTATACTACCAACATTGTCACGAAGCGATATTGACTTGATTAATGGTGAAATACAGTTTGTTACTACCGAAAACTCTATGGGCGTAGTACAATCTTCAAAAGGTATACTTACACCAGTATCAGATGATCTCATTAATGAAATGCAAATTGTCTGTAGAATGGCTATGGCCACTTTAGGGAAAAAATCGGTTATTGACTGGCAGCGCTATCATGACAGCTACGACAATGTGAGAGATGCTATTGAAAATTGCATTCCTGGTTTTGAAAATTACAACATAAGAGCACGCCAAAAAGGAGGTTTTTATTTGCCTAATGCTGCACGGGACGGACAGTTTATCACTAAAGATTTTGGTGATCGTGCACCATTTACTTTAACAGTAATACCAGACAATAAACTAGCTCATGATGAGTATATGATGGCAACCACCCGAACACACGACCAGTTTAATACCACAATTTATGGTCTTGATGATCGCTATCGCGGTGTAAAAAACGAACGCAGGGTAATCTTCATGAACCCAAAAGATATCCAACAAGCAGGTTTTAAAGCTGGTGATAAAGTTGATTTATTCAATTATGACGATAATATCGAACGAATTGCTCCTTTATTTATCATTATTTCTTATGAAATCCCAGAGAAAAACACTGTTACTTATTTTCCCGAAACCAACGTTTTAGTTTCTGTTAATAATGTAGTTAAAGATAGTAATATGCCTGCATCAAAATATGTGAAGATCAAGATCAAAAAACACGATCCTAAAATTTACGAAAGAATCAATAAGTTGTGA
- a CDS encoding T9SS type A sorting domain-containing protein: MTNFTKAGLVMTLLLTTIFTYASHRKGDYILNIATGNGKIISFTLESTEKSTFSIFDEKHNLVYSGESATNNLEVSKTISLENYAAGIYFLEVTQNGKVEKHEIKVTSQKLKVTKLDQTVNQSPSLRR; this comes from the coding sequence ATGACAAATTTTACCAAAGCAGGTCTTGTTATGACCTTGCTATTAACAACAATTTTTACCTACGCCAGTCACCGAAAAGGAGATTACATCCTGAACATTGCAACCGGAAATGGCAAAATAATTAGCTTTACTCTTGAGTCTACTGAAAAATCTACTTTCTCAATTTTTGATGAAAAACACAATTTAGTTTACAGCGGAGAATCTGCAACAAACAATTTAGAAGTTTCTAAAACAATAAGCTTAGAAAATTATGCTGCAGGAATTTATTTCCTGGAAGTTACTCAAAACGGTAAAGTCGAAAAACACGAAATTAAAGTTACCTCGCAAAAATTAAAAGTTACAAAATTAGACCAGACTGTAAATCAAAGTCCTTCATTACGTCGATAA
- a CDS encoding META domain-containing protein: MKRFKSMYVFVVVLLSTFTYGQENLKMFVKESKVPCTGVAPMECLQVKYDKDKDWQLFYDHIEGFNFEKGNRYEIMVTRTKRPEPIPADASAYQYKLKSVISKTPVNTEKGIYNTKMILTQLNGKKINSGKAFITINDETGTISGKNGCNNFNVKYTKLSAKNQIKTDSPFGTLMACNDESMKLEGEFTKAIKNKTFKIVKKNNKVQFKSVKNKTIMEFSIPTQSDLWSFIGKNNWKLIMLENVGQDYGRASIKFDIAEKRVSGNTGCNNFSGTYSNTDDHVVFSQMKTTLMACIGDDSNKTEQKMLSFLNNKDLRFDVADQTLNFYLDDKLVMMFGVTK, encoded by the coding sequence ATGAAAAGATTTAAAAGTATGTATGTTTTTGTGGTAGTATTATTATCAACATTTACATACGGTCAGGAAAATTTAAAAATGTTTGTAAAAGAAAGTAAAGTGCCTTGCACAGGTGTTGCTCCTATGGAATGTCTACAGGTAAAGTATGACAAGGATAAAGACTGGCAGCTTTTTTACGACCATATTGAAGGCTTTAATTTTGAAAAAGGAAATCGATATGAGATAATGGTAACCAGAACAAAAAGACCAGAACCTATTCCGGCTGATGCGTCTGCATACCAGTATAAACTGAAAAGTGTTATCTCGAAAACACCTGTAAATACCGAAAAAGGAATTTATAACACCAAAATGATTTTAACCCAGTTAAACGGGAAAAAGATAAACAGCGGAAAAGCGTTTATCACAATTAACGACGAAACTGGTACAATAAGTGGTAAAAACGGATGTAATAACTTTAATGTAAAGTATACCAAACTTTCTGCAAAAAATCAGATCAAAACCGATTCTCCTTTTGGAACTTTAATGGCTTGTAATGATGAGAGCATGAAATTGGAAGGGGAGTTTACCAAAGCAATAAAAAACAAGACGTTTAAAATTGTAAAGAAAAATAATAAAGTACAATTTAAAAGTGTAAAAAATAAAACAATTATGGAATTTTCTATACCAACTCAAAGTGATCTTTGGAGTTTTATTGGAAAAAATAATTGGAAATTAATTATGCTTGAAAACGTAGGACAGGACTATGGCCGCGCTTCTATCAAATTTGATATTGCTGAAAAAAGAGTAAGCGGAAATACGGGCTGTAATAATTTTTCAGGTACATATTCAAACACTGATGATCATGTTGTTTTCAGTCAGATGAAAACTACTCTAATGGCATGTATTGGTGATGATTCGAATAAAACAGAACAAAAAATGCTGTCTTTCTTAAATAATAAAGACTTGCGTTTTGATGTGGCAGATCAGACCTTGAATTTTTATCTTGATGATAAACTAGTAATGATGTTTGGAGTTACAAAGTAA
- a CDS encoding helix-turn-helix domain-containing protein has protein sequence MEDFLIGIGKRLKEIRKKNALTIHEVANRAGVSNGLISRIENGRTIPSLPVLIELIHSLETDVTYFFEGVKNIKNSKYIHIKKEDYQKIEKEDRSETKGFNYYHIFSKSINSIGFEAVILEVEPDSKREKVITDAWEFKYIIKGSVTYIIDDVEVTVNEGDSLCFNGRLPHVPENRTPENCVMLVLYFYSESNS, from the coding sequence ATGGAAGATTTTTTAATTGGTATCGGGAAAAGATTAAAAGAAATTAGAAAGAAAAATGCCTTAACTATACATGAAGTTGCCAACAGAGCCGGCGTAAGCAACGGACTGATTTCAAGAATTGAAAATGGCAGAACTATTCCTTCTTTACCGGTTTTAATTGAACTTATACATTCCTTAGAGACTGATGTTACTTATTTTTTTGAAGGGGTAAAAAACATCAAAAATTCTAAATATATCCATATTAAAAAAGAAGATTATCAAAAAATAGAAAAAGAAGACCGATCTGAAACAAAAGGGTTTAACTACTATCATATCTTTAGCAAAAGTATTAATTCTATTGGTTTTGAAGCGGTAATTCTTGAAGTAGAACCGGATAGTAAACGCGAAAAAGTAATTACAGATGCCTGGGAATTTAAATATATCATCAAAGGAAGTGTAACCTATATTATTGATGATGTAGAAGTAACGGTAAACGAAGGCGATTCTTTATGTTTTAACGGAAGACTTCCGCACGTACCTGAAAACAGAACCCCGGAAAATTGTGTAATGCTGGTGCTTTATTTTTATTCTGAAAGTAATAGTTGA
- a CDS encoding DUF4983 domain-containing protein, which translates to MKKIFRLSYVTILASVLLVTSCTNDPALTSDEKAITTAKNSAKTGKSAVVSSGVKKLLIIGIDGCRGDALMGANTPNVHALLSNSVYSLDALTEAPTWSGNGWSTMLSGVTHLKHGVTDNSFSSPNFGTYPSFLKRLETYNAALKTMSIVHWAPINTYIVDGIDVEKTLTTDLAVKNEVVAALTNDNPDALFMHFDDVDHAGHSYGFSVNVPQYKASVETTDGYIGEILTALKNRPNYANEDWLVIIAPDHGGIVTGSTGSHGGSSYEERNIFTIFNNKNFASTKIEKPVDPTTTITGKFANFNTNSIYASTNNALYNFGTSSFTIECRVKTSGYSSDPSIVSNKNWVSGKNRGFVICANTGGTWKVNIGDTQNRVDISGGSINDGKWHHLTLVVDRTAKLVKTYQDGAFVGQAAIVASFGSLTSGLPFAVGQDGTLTYGANVNGNIAEVRVWNKALSEASILNYTCSSVTTLHPDYLNLIGYWKRDNGTGNNFTDSSSKQINLAFSTTPTWTTSTATLKCGTATGVVPKMVDIAYSSLQWFGVPINSGWSLDGRSWLPAGN; encoded by the coding sequence ATGAAAAAGATTTTTAGATTAAGTTACGTTACAATTCTTGCAAGTGTACTTTTAGTCACTTCATGTACAAATGATCCAGCACTAACAAGCGATGAAAAAGCAATAACTACAGCAAAAAACAGCGCTAAAACCGGGAAATCTGCTGTAGTAAGCAGTGGTGTAAAAAAGTTGCTTATTATTGGTATCGATGGTTGTCGTGGCGATGCTTTAATGGGAGCCAATACACCAAATGTACATGCTTTACTTTCTAATTCAGTTTACAGTTTAGATGCTTTGACCGAAGCGCCAACCTGGAGTGGAAATGGCTGGTCTACCATGTTAAGCGGAGTTACGCATTTAAAACATGGGGTAACAGACAATTCATTTTCAAGTCCGAATTTCGGAACTTATCCAAGTTTTCTAAAACGTCTGGAAACGTATAATGCAGCATTAAAAACAATGTCAATCGTGCATTGGGCGCCAATCAATACCTATATTGTTGACGGAATTGATGTTGAAAAAACACTGACTACAGATTTGGCTGTTAAAAATGAAGTGGTGGCAGCACTTACAAACGATAATCCGGATGCTTTATTTATGCATTTTGATGATGTCGATCACGCCGGCCACAGTTATGGATTTTCTGTAAATGTTCCGCAATACAAGGCTTCTGTCGAAACAACTGACGGGTATATTGGAGAAATCTTGACAGCTTTGAAAAACAGGCCTAATTATGCCAATGAAGACTGGCTGGTAATCATTGCACCAGATCATGGCGGAATTGTTACAGGTTCAACAGGATCTCATGGCGGATCATCTTATGAAGAGCGAAATATTTTTACCATCTTCAACAATAAGAATTTCGCTTCGACTAAAATCGAAAAACCAGTTGATCCTACAACCACTATTACAGGTAAATTTGCCAATTTTAATACTAATAGTATTTATGCTTCAACCAATAATGCTCTTTATAATTTCGGAACTTCAAGTTTTACTATTGAATGCCGGGTAAAAACTTCCGGTTATTCAAGCGATCCATCAATAGTTTCGAATAAAAACTGGGTAAGTGGTAAGAACCGCGGATTTGTAATTTGCGCCAATACCGGAGGAACCTGGAAAGTAAATATCGGAGATACTCAGAATCGTGTAGATATTTCGGGAGGAAGTATTAATGACGGAAAATGGCACCATTTAACATTGGTTGTAGATCGTACAGCAAAGTTGGTTAAAACCTATCAAGATGGCGCTTTTGTTGGTCAGGCAGCGATTGTTGCCAGTTTTGGAAGTTTGACTTCGGGATTGCCTTTTGCTGTCGGACAAGACGGAACACTGACTTATGGTGCCAACGTAAACGGAAACATTGCTGAGGTTCGTGTTTGGAATAAAGCACTTTCTGAAGCTTCGATTTTAAACTATACCTGTTCTTCTGTTACGACTTTGCATCCTGACTATTTAAATCTTATAGGATATTGGAAAAGGGATAACGGAACTGGAAACAACTTTACAGATTCAAGTTCAAAACAAATAAATCTTGCTTTTTCTACTACACCAACATGGACAACCAGTACAGCAACTTTAAAATGCGGAACTGCAACTGGAGTTGTTCCAAAAATGGTAGATATTGCTTATTCATCCCTGCAGTGGTTTGGTGTGCCAATTAATTCAGGATGGTCATTAGACGGTCGTTCCTGGCTTCCTGCGGGAAATTAA